Proteins encoded together in one Phyllostomus discolor isolate MPI-MPIP mPhyDis1 chromosome 6, mPhyDis1.pri.v3, whole genome shotgun sequence window:
- the BAD gene encoding bcl2-associated agonist of cell death isoform X2, whose translation MFQIPEFEQSEQEDSSPADRGLGPSPTGDRPPGSSNHRCRAPGLPGEAGRQQGQPASRSHHGGAGSVEPRSRHSSYPEGTEENDDTEEEEPSRFRGRSRSAPPNLWAAQRYGRELRRMSDEFEGSFKGLPRPKSAGTAMQMRPNSSWTRIFQSWWDPNLWRGGPAPSQ comes from the exons ATGTTCCAGATCCCAGAGTTTGAGCAGAGTGAGCAGGAAGACTCCAGCCCTGCAGATaggggcctgggccccagccccacaggggACCGGCCTCCAGGCTCCAGCAATCACCGGTGTAGGGCCCCAGGCCTCCCGGGGGAAGCTGGTCGTCAGcagggccagccagccagcagaaGCCACCATGGAG GCGCTGGATCTGTGGAGCCCCGGAGTCGCCACAGCTCGTACCCCGAGGGGACCGAGGAGAATGACGATACcgaggaggaggagcccagccGCTTCCGCGGCCGCTCGCGTTCGGCACCTCCCAACCTCTGGGCTGCACAGCGCTATGGCCGCGAGCTCCGGAGGATGAGCGATGAGTTTGAGGGTTCCTTCAAG GGACTTCCTCGCCCGAAGAGCGCAGGCACAGCGATGCAGATGCGGCCAAACTCCAGCTGGACGCGCATCTTCCAGTCCTGGTGGGATCCGAACTTGTGGagaggaggccccgccccctcccaatGA
- the BAD gene encoding bcl2-associated agonist of cell death isoform X1 produces the protein MGVSYAAARRGELGEAAGDRAQSMFQIPEFEQSEQEDSSPADRGLGPSPTGDRPPGSSNHRCRAPGLPGEAGRQQGQPASRSHHGGAGSVEPRSRHSSYPEGTEENDDTEEEEPSRFRGRSRSAPPNLWAAQRYGRELRRMSDEFEGSFKGLPRPKSAGTAMQMRPNSSWTRIFQSWWDPNLWRGGPAPSQ, from the exons ATGGGTGTGAGCTACGCCGCTGCCAGGCGCGGGGAGTTGGGAGAGGCGGCGGGCGATCGAG CCCAGAGCATGTTCCAGATCCCAGAGTTTGAGCAGAGTGAGCAGGAAGACTCCAGCCCTGCAGATaggggcctgggccccagccccacaggggACCGGCCTCCAGGCTCCAGCAATCACCGGTGTAGGGCCCCAGGCCTCCCGGGGGAAGCTGGTCGTCAGcagggccagccagccagcagaaGCCACCATGGAG GCGCTGGATCTGTGGAGCCCCGGAGTCGCCACAGCTCGTACCCCGAGGGGACCGAGGAGAATGACGATACcgaggaggaggagcccagccGCTTCCGCGGCCGCTCGCGTTCGGCACCTCCCAACCTCTGGGCTGCACAGCGCTATGGCCGCGAGCTCCGGAGGATGAGCGATGAGTTTGAGGGTTCCTTCAAG GGACTTCCTCGCCCGAAGAGCGCAGGCACAGCGATGCAGATGCGGCCAAACTCCAGCTGGACGCGCATCTTCCAGTCCTGGTGGGATCCGAACTTGTGGagaggaggccccgccccctcccaatGA
- the GPR137 gene encoding integral membrane protein GPR137, with protein sequence MESNLSGLVPAAGLVPALPPAVTLGLTAAYTTLYALLFFSVYAQLWLVLLYGHKRLSYQTVFLALCLLWAALRTTLFSFYFRDTPRANRLGPLPFWLLYCFPVCLQFFTLTLMNLYFAQVVFKAKAKRRPEMSRGLLAVRGAFVGASLLFLLVNVLCAVLSRRRRAQPWALLLVRVLVSDSLFVICALSLAACLCLVARRAPSTSIYLEAKGTSVCQAAAMGGAMVLLYASRACYNLAALALAPRSRLDAFDYDWYNVSDQADLVNDLGNKGYLVFGLILFVWELLPTTLLVGFFRVHRPPQDLSTSRILNGQVFGSRSYFFDRAGHCEEESCSWERGQGESTSMSGSLGSGSWYGAIGREPGWYGGSQTRTTPLLFSQVLGPGSHHHSLYSTPQT encoded by the exons ATGGAGAGTAACCTGTCTGGCCTGGTGCCTGCTGCTGGTCTGGTGCCTGCGCTGCCACCGGCCGTGACCCTGGGGCTCACCGCGGCCTACACCACTCTGTACGCCCTGCTCTTCTTCTCCGTCTAtgcccagctctggctggtgctcCTGTACGGACACAAGCGTCTCAGCTATCAGACGGTGTTCCTGGCACTCTGTCTGCTCTGGGCTGCCCTGCGTACCACCCTCTTTTCCTTCTACTTCCGAGATACACCCCGAGCCAACCGCCTGGGGCCCCTGCCCTTTTGGCTTCTCTACTGCTTCCCCGTCTGCCTGCAGTTCTTCACGCTGACGCTCATGAACCTCTACTTTGCCCAG GTGGTGTTCAAGGCCAAGGCGAAGCGTCGGCCAGAGATGAGCCGAGGCTT gctggcTGTCCGAGGGGCCTTCGTGGGGGCCTCGCTGCTCTTTCTGCTGGTGAATGTGCTGTGCGCTGTGCTGTCCCGCCGGCGCCGGGCGCAGCCCTGGGCCCTCCTGCTGGTGCGCGTCCTGGTGAGCGACTCCCTGTTTGTTATCTGCGCGCTCTCTCttgctgcctgcctctgccttgtTGCCCGGCGGGCGCCCTCCACCAGCATCTACCTGGAGGCCAAG GGGACCAGTGTGTGCCAGGCAGCTGCGATGGGTGGCGCCATGGTCCTGCTGTACGCCAGTCGAGCCTGCTACAACCTGGCAGCCCTGGCCTTGGCTCCCCGGAGCCGGCTGGACGCCTTTGATTACGACTGGTACAACGTCTCCGACCAG GCGGACCTGGTGAACGACCTGGGCAACAAGGGCTACCTGGTGTTTGGCCTCATACTCTTTGTGTGGGAGCTGCTGCCCACCACCCTGTTGGTGGGCTTCTTCCGGGTGCACCGGCCTCCGCAGGACCTG AGCACCAGCCGCATCCTCAATGGGCAGGTTTTTGGCTCTCGTTCCTATTTCTTTGACCGGGCCGGGCACTGCGAGGAGGAGAGCTGCTCCTGGGAACGTGGCCAGGGCGAGAGCACCAG CATGTCAGGCAGTCTCGGCTCCGGCAGCTGGTACGGCGCCATCGGGCGGGAGCCAGGCTGGTACGGGGGCAGCCAGACGCGGACCACGCCCCTGCTCTTCTCCCAGGTGCTGGGCCCAGGCAGCCACCACCACAGTCTCTATTCCACTCCACAGACGTGA
- the KCNK4 gene encoding potassium channel subfamily K member 4 codes for MRSTTLLALLALVLLYLVSGALVFQALEQPHEQQAQRELGEVREKFLRAHPCVSDQDLGLFIQEVADALGGGANPEINSTSHSNYSAWDLGSAFFFSGTIITTIGYGNAALRTDAGRLFCIFYALVGIPLFGMLLAGVGDRLGSSLRRGIGHIEAIFLKWHVPKELVRILSAVLFLLIGCLLFVLTPTFVFCYVEGWSKLEAIYFVVVTLTTVGFGDYVAGASTSQNSAVYQPLVWFWILFGLAYFASVLTTIGNWLRAVSRRTRAEMGGFTAQAASWTGTVTARVTQRGGPAAPLPPEKEKPLLPPPPCTAQPAGGPASPAPPEKAEPPSPPTASALDYPSENLAFIDESSDTQSERGCALPLPPRGRRRPHNPARKPPRPRGPGSPRDKNVPV; via the exons ATGCGCAGCACCACACTACTGGCACTGCTGGCGCTGGTCCTGCTCTATTTGGTGTCCGGTGCCCTGGTGTTCCAGGCCCTGGAGCAGCCTCACGAGCAGCAGGcccagagggagctgggggaggtcCGAGAGAAGTTCCTGAGGGCCCATCCATGTGTGAGCGACCAGGACCTAGGGCTCTTCATCCAG GAAGTGGCCGATGCCCTGGGAGGGGGTGCGAACCCTGAAATCAACTCAACCAGTCACAGCAACTACTCAGCCTGGGACCTGGGCAGTGCCTTCTTTTTTTCAggcaccatcatcaccaccatcg GCTACGGCAATGCGGCCCTGCGAACAGATGCTGGGCGCCTCTTCTGCATCTTTTATGCACTGGTGGGGATCCCGCTGTTCGGGATGCTGCTGGCAGGGGTCGGGGACCGGCTGGGCTCCTCCCTGCGCCGCGGCATCGGTCACATAGAAGCCATCTTCCTG AAGTGGCACGTGCCCAAGGAGCTGGTGCGAATTCTGTCAGCGGTGCTCTTCCTGCTGATTGGCTGCCTGCTCTTTGTCCTCACCCCCACGTTCGTGTTCTGCTACGTGGAGGGCTGGAGCAAGCTGGAGGCCATCTACTTCGTCGTCGTGACGCTCACCACGGTGGGGTTCGGGGATTATGTGGCCG GCGCCAGCACCAGCCAGAACTCTGCAGTCTATCAGCCGCTGGTGTGGTTCTGGATTCTGTTTGGCCTGGCCTACTTCGCTTCGGTGCTCACCACCATAGGGAACTGGCTGCGAGCAGTGTCCCGCCGCACCCGGGCAGAG ATGGGCGGCTTCACGGCGCAGGCGGCCAGCTGGACCGGCACAGTGACGGCGCGGGTGACCCAGCGAGGCGGCCCCGCCGCACCGCTGCCACCGGAGAAAGAGAAGCCGCTCTTGCCTCCACCGCCGTGCACAGCGCAGCCGGCCGGCGGGCCCGCATCCCCTGCGCCCCCCGAGAAGGCCGAGCCGCCCTCCCCGCCCACGGCCTCCGCGCTGGATTACCCCAGCGAGAATCTGGCCTTCATCGATGAGTCCTCGGACACGCAGAGCGAGCGCGGCTGCGCGCTGCCCCTCCCGCCACGGGGTCGCCGCCGCCCCCACAACCCCGCCAGGAAGCCCCCGCGACCCCGGGGCCCCGGAAGCCCGCGGGACAAAAACGTGCCCGTGTAG
- the CATSPERZ gene encoding cation channel sperm-associated protein subunit zeta translates to QACWAFLVVCGPQAPAKSSGHLDSAGSSLTEDIRNLWTMASLSHSRLNIPLTSLCEDSEPEGSSVGSKTDQWYHQKDIDQDSEVTWEHWDDSKDKPEELGPSIFQGNDLEGDEDTRTKTGKTQQSEDDSSLFPLLPETPLSMASPRISKHSPHRAYWVEQQNRLPLPLVELMESEALEILTKALHSYRSGIGKDHFLTKQLQRYIEGLKRRRSKRQHILVH, encoded by the exons caggcgtgcTGGGCTTTCCTTGTTGTATGTGGCCCACAGGCGCCAGCCAAGTCTTCAGGCCATCTTGACTCAGCCGGTTCAAGCCTGACCGAAGACATCCGGAATCTGTGGACCATGGCCTCGCTGTCGCACTCCAGGCTGAACATACCGCTGACTAGTCTTTGTGAGGACTCTGAACCGGAGGGCAGCAGCGTAGGCAGCAAGACTGACCAGTGGTACCACCAGAAGGACATCGACCAAGACTCTGAGGTCACCTGGGAACATTGGGACGACAGCAAGGACAAGCCAGAGGAGCTGGGCCCCAGCATCTTCCAGGGAAACGATTTAGAAGGGGACGAGGATACCAGAACCAAGACGG GAAAGACCCAACAGTCTGAAGATGACtcatctctctttcctcttctcccagaAACGCCTCTCTCAATGGCATCACCCAGAATCTCGAAGCACTCACCCCACCGAGCCTACTGGGTGGAGCAGCAGAACAGG ctgcctctgcccctggtgGAACTCATGGAGAGTGAGGCTCTGGAAATCCTCACCAAAGCCCTCCACA GCTACCGGTCAGGGATCGGCAAGGACCACTTCTTAACCAAGCAGCTGCAGAGATACATCGAGGGACTCAAGAGGCGACGGAGCAAGAGGCAACACATCCTGGTGCACTGA